The sequence below is a genomic window from Venturia canescens isolate UGA chromosome 9, ASM1945775v1, whole genome shotgun sequence.
gaaaaatactatTACCGATTCAAAAAAGACAGACACTCGTTTGATTCGTATTGAAACGACCAAAGGTCTGTTTGTAAACATTACGACAAAGGCAGGCGCTCGAACGATGCTTTCACCCGCTCTTCAACTCCCCGAACGTTTGGACGACGATCGCGgcgcacatttttttccatccgcGCAACGAATAattgcaaaatttcattctgCATTTTACCGGTTTATCAAAACTGTGAAATTTGTGACATTGCATCCAACGAATTAGCAACTTCGTATAGGATCGAATAAAAAGACATTGGTTTTCATAAAGAGTGTTAGCGTCGATttacataacctcaaaattttAGCTTCGATCAGAAGTGAGATCTGTGAAACGCTTGCGAATAAAGTTCCAAAAACTTTGAGATTTCGCGTTCAAATATGAATCTGTTTAAcgagaaattgataaaatgtagaatggcgtttaaaaataaaatcgtgcGAGGTTTGatacacaaaaaaatgttgttctaCGGTGAATCGGGGGTCGCCTTCGCGTCTCATTTTGGGCCAATTCACTCGTGTTCGCGTTTTTTTTAAGcttcaatgaaatattttccacAGTTGTaaaagaaacaataaaaacagGGAAGAAAGCTTCCCAGTGAATGTTTTACCGAGTGAACTTTAGCACCTTGAGACTTCGGAGAACGAGTTTTTCGATGTGCCGAAAAGATGAGAGGAAAAGTTGATGGTTTTCTACACGCGGTTGGCTTCGATGTTACGGCCATTTGGCAAATGCTGGTCGAAGAAGGATTTCCGTGAGTCATGAGCGTTATATAGGTCGTAAATTATGTCACAAGGATTGAGAGTAATCGGAGATTGAATGTGTTATGGCTGGATGCGCGAACGACGCCCGAGCTGAATTGGCCCGTCGTCTTTTTCTTCGTGTTGTACCGAGCAAAATCTACCGATATaagtgtatatacatatatttatatctttACGAGTTCATTGCTGTTgagaaaaacgacgaaattGACTCAATTTCACTTGTCGAGTGATCCGAGATACGCCCTTACAGGTTTTCCTGAATAATATCaaacaaaatataattatatacgtGCGCATGAATTACATAAATTCTCGTGTATACTTTATGATATCCTCCGGCCGATAActcttcatcgttttttttcaatcgtctttatttttctttatttttctgaaGCGCCCTCTCCCCGTGTGTACGTGTTGATGATATCACGAGCTCGATCTCTCTGTCTCTCATTGACTCACTCAAGATGTTTTCTGTTTATAAGAAACACACCGAAATCGTTTTGCCGCCGCCCCGGCCATCATCGACGTCTTTCCATATTGGCCTCCTTTGTTCCATTGTTCGGAACTTGGGGAGCCTACGAGCAACGTTCTATTTGAGATTATGATAAATAAGGGGTCTCCAAAATATTCGAATCTCCGAGAGCTTCGTTGGGATGAATTTGTATTCGCGGTTGAtaacttttaaaaaatcgaatttaatTAGACTTGCCTGCTTTTGATGGCTTCTGTTTGTTAAATCGTGCACTTGCGAGCACGATATTAATGACGTGTTGAAGCTTTTATTGggaattttatatttacttgatttttattttaattcggTTTATGCTTCGGTCAAACTTTGaatgtgtttttttaaaaatgttttcgcaCCTCCAATTCTATTGAATAATTACTAATACTCTGAAATTACTTGGGGCCTGTCGTGTGCGAAGGAATGGAAGACTCgctcgagaaaaatgaatttcccgGTGTCGTTACCAGACACTTAATTTCGAAGCACGTTTTAGCGAATTCACGTCCACGAGGCGTTCGCGATGAAAAGCGCTTTTGCCTTTCGCCCAGTATACTCGAGGGCGGGCTATTAACGGGCTGACGTTTCATTGAAGTTACCATAGAATTATTCCTCGAAGTGGCCAAgatttttaacgagattcttcGCACCCACGTGATAcaaatttcacgttttttcctcGACATCTCTGTACCAGCACGGAACTCTTTCTTCGAAGTTTCTAtttgactattttttattcagcGTTGATCGTTGACTCATGTCCCGAGTTGTCCGTTGACCTCGACCGTCCGGCTATGTGTATTTTAATTTATGGCCAACCGTTTAGATATCGTTTAGaatttcctccttttttttttaatctcttcGCTCAAGCCGGATTATTATGTTTGTTCGAATTAATACCCGGGGGAGTTTCGCCGCAGTGTCGAATTATGTTTCGGCTTCGAGCACATGTATTAATGTCTttgcgaaatttttattgcacaaCGCTCCCCGCCCGTTTTAGCCGTTGATAAAATGGTGAAGGAAGGAACGTCGCGGAGGGAATGAAACTGTTTGAATAGTTCATTCACTTCCACGAAATattctttttaatttattccaTTAATTCGAGCTCGCTTTCGTAATAAACTTTCATTTTCCTTTCATGTTCTATTCAGTCACACCGATGGCCTCAGATATTCGAGTGATTCTCTCTCTTCGACGTATAAATATCCGgggaaacttttttctcgatataaCCCGAGCAAAAACGCGTCGCGATACTTCGCCGATATTTTTCTGCCCTTCCGAAAATTTGTTGTTATCATTTTGTCTCCGTCGATCGGCTCGATTGCGGGAGTACAACAAAAGCTCGACAGTTTGACGTCTGAAGCTTCAACCCAATTACCCAATCCTTCGAAACGTCGATCGGTGGAGtcggaatagaaaaaaataaaataaaaaaaataaaaaaaaacagagcgaatcacaattttttgtaTTCCGAATTCTCGTTTATTCTCGGCCCGAATTCTCAACGGAACATCGATGCACATGCCAGCTTTTTTCGTTCAAGGCCGGCttattattttctcttcattcGAATACCAAAACTCCAGAATCGAATGTCAATGTGACGAGAAAACTCGTTGGTTCGGCAAATACCCCTTTTTGTATcgcaaatttttcaactctaaaaatgtttttttttttttttttttttttcataattcatcaaaaattcttcattttgtttaaaacgctttcgtttttattttttcataattcatcAACAGACCAAGCCCCGGGGGTGTGGGCGATAACGGGGTCCAGGGTGTTCGAGGCAAAGGGCTGCCTCACGTGATCTATTGTCGTCTGTGGCGTTGGCCGGATCTCCAATCTCATCACGAGCTAAGAGCTATCGAACACTGCGAGTACGCCTTTACCCAGAAACGCGACGAGGTCTGCGTCAATCCTTATCACTATCAGCGAATACAAACGCCAGGTGagaggatggaaaaaaatcattcaatcgtAATAGTAGACCgaggaaaattttttggaaaaagcgTCATTGAAACAGAcacaatgagaaagaaagaaaaatcgtagaatttattatttgagtaaaaatgctcgccatttttattttctcagacactttttttcatgctGCTCATaatctttcgttttctttGCAGTTTTACCGGCTATCCTGGTACCGAGGCACAATCTATCTGGCGACGAATCCGTATTATACAATACTTCCCTCGAAGAGCTTAGCGTAAGTGTGCCCGAGAACACGAGCTTCCACGCAACGTTGAACCATCAACACAATAATCAACAGGGGCTAGCCCAGTCCCCGCAACAGCAACAACCAAATAATCCGTACCAAGGAATGCAGGTTTGTTCCTCCTTTTTCCTGCACTTTGAGCGAAGTCATCATTTGCATCTCGGTCGTTGAgcttttgtaaatcagattttctcaattccattTCTTCATTCAGCACTTTTACACTGAATTCGTAGCAATCACGATTTTCCGGCCTTTCGGGATTGAAACaacgtttcaatttatttgcTTCTGGTTGAGGTTCTCTCAAACATTTctcaaaccaattttttttataagctctttcgccaattttttttattttttttttttttcgtattttttcgtccttttgttgaaatttcaatgaaacgaaataaCAGTTTGAGGTTACGAATGTGTTACTGTAATTTGTCTTCAATCGAATTGATTTCGGATATTATTTTTTGCAGAGTATGCAGGCAACGAGTCCGGCGAGTGTCGGGAGCCTCGGTAGTGTTCAGGGTTCGCCACATCCTGCACCAGGATCTATGGATCCACCAGCAGACACACCACCACCAGGTTACATAAGCGAAGACGGTGATAACATGGATCACAACGATAACATGTCACTTTCGCGTCTCTCACCTAGTCCCGTAGACGCTCAACCGGTCATGTACTGCGAACCAGCGTTCTGGTAATGAACTATAAAATAAGTGCATTCGACACTTTGTTCTATGATGATTCATCAACAAACACAGTTTTCGCTgtagatttaatttttttaattatcgagAATATAGAAATCGGAATTTGTTCACGAATTTCATACGCTCTGAAGAACttgattgcattttttttttttttttttttttttttttttaaatattttggcTTCTGAAAATATTCTTTGTTCTTTGCAGGTGTTCCATAAGCTATTACGAACTCAACACAAGAGTCGGAGAAACGTTCCACGCCTCGCAACCAAGCATAACTGTCGATGGCTTCACGGATCCAAGTAACTCCGAGCGTTTCTGTCTCGGTCTTCTATCCAATGTCAATCGAAACACCGTTGTCGAACAGACGAGACGACACATCGGTAAAGGCGTTAGACTCTATTACATCGGTGGGGAAGTATTCGCGGAATGTCTCTCCGATTCTAGCATATTTGTTCAGAGCCCGAATTGCAATCAACGCTATGGTTGGCATCCCGCTACAGTCTGCAAAATACCACCAGGTAAATCCTCACttcaaacttttattttagcatttttatttcaaaggaTGCTGCTGCATCTTCGAATGAATGAAATATCCGGATTTgagaattattatttataacttGGAAGTAATTTGTTTGTTAACAttgaaaagtgaagaaaattttttctgatGACGTCTCGATTTTGTATTCACAGCTTGTAATTTGAAGATCTTCAATAACCAGGAATTTGCAGCGCTGCTATCGCAATCAGTTTCACAAGGTTTCGAAGCGGTTTATCAATTAACCAGAATGTGCACTATACGAATGAGTTTTGTAAAAGGTTGGGGTGCGGAGTATCGTCGTCAGACGGTGACTTCGACACCGTGTTGGATCGAATTGCATTTAAACGGGCCGTTGCAATGGCTCGATCGAGTTTTAACGCAAATGGGTTCACCCCGTTTACCCTGTTCCTCGATGTCTTAAGTCgacttttaaaaataattaacaacGAGACGGAAAAGCGTCTCCGAATAACGCGAATGATTAATAGAAAACTGAAACACAATCGAagctaaaaagaaaaaggaaaaacgacAAAAGTAAGGATGAGGAAATGGAGGGATAATCGATAGAATGATCATTGTAAGTTGAGAAGAACCGACACcaagaacgaggaaaaaaacgatctgCTACTGCTGGACGGGACAATTGTTCGTATTTCTCGCATTAAGACGTTCAAAATCCATGTGAATGTCCGTAGTAATATCGATACATGTTGATCTAGATCGCGAAATTTCATGAGAATTTAAGGAATCAGAGGAATAAGAGTGAAACTTAAAATGTAATGTTTAAAAAGACGAGACAAGAGCTGGGTGATAGTGAGAGAAAAGAAGTGTTCAAAATTCGGATAATagaggaaaaacgaaagaaaaattttgccaTTACGATGGTACTTTGCTGGTCTCACAACAGTCATGTCGTTAATTGCCAACGAGAAGGCGTTTTAGGGTTAGGAAAGTTTTAGGATGACGCGTGAAACGTGACACATCCAAGGGAAAAGaaaagggctaaatcaatcgTTGTAGAAGacgtttttcattctcaaaagTAATCAATTACACGCGGAACGTTTTACGAAACGTTGGTCTAGGCGCTCGATCCGACGGACGAAAAAGTAACCCAAAAATCTTGGGAAATCAGAAACTACGATGTTTTCGATCAATCAACGACGATAAAAAACTAATTAATGTATACGTACACGAACCTATGTATCTGTGTCGATATTTCGGTGAGGCAACCACGATTATCATGACTTATCATACTAcgccaaaaaagaaaaaaattgaacaatatCTTAAGCAGTACATAAGATATTTGCTGCCTTGTAAcggaattaaaataatttgaagAATATTCAACACCTGCGGTCTCGGTCCGAATTTTAATCTAATCGGGATATTgagatttaatgaaaatttgaaaaaatcagtttttttttaaattctattCAAACCGTTTCGCAGTAACATTCTGTCATTATGAATCGATATTCGCAATAAATGATAGATATccgattttttcttgtttcaatCAAATCGCGAAATTGACtttcttcaaataaaatttttgcctggtaacgaaaatgtaaaaatttctcaatattatatacatattgaTGTGTATATATGTTTGTGTACATGTAAGAGTTACAAGAAATGTCGAGTGTTAgtgacgattgaaaaaaaaaaaaaattagcataCATACTCGTTATtgctttgattttttaatgaaaaactgTCGAAAATTATTCGCGATTACGTTTtgaaatgatgattttttttttgcaaaaattgttTCTCCAGTATTTTTCAACGGTCGTATTCGACTGGTCTGGCACCATTCAGAGttgaaatgagaaaatgacgaaaattctcttttatttctAACAGATTGGAATTGTTGTTTATTTTCTTGAACTTTTTGTTGATTTCAACTTCTTCCTGCGagaaaagttgtttttttgtGTGTTTTGTTGTTGATTAATGTATTTAAAATCGCAATTgcgattctctttttttcttgtttaccAGAAATTTGAGTTGGACCAAACGAAGATGAATTTCATTAGTTCACGAAACCGTCGAGTGTATTTCAAACCCACGAATGGCTATTGTGAAGGTTTGTCTTCTTTTTCAACAGACGAAAGAATATGAGATGAAATTTGGAGTATGTAAATATTTGTTGAATGCGccaaaagtgagaaaaaagaggggAAACCGAACAAAGGGCGTATCGTAAtaagtttttttcgaaacattgaaatgaaaaaagaaagttaTCGTGTCACTGCACAAATCGGTTTCCTATTTTGCAAGGGCTTCAATGTCTGAGAGTGTGAGAAATCGCGCTGTCAATTACATATTGACggtgaaaaatcaaattggaTCGACGGTATTGAATTTATTGAtcgagaatgagaaaatcgGTTAACTTTGATTTAACGATGAGACCAACGAaagacaaaaatgaaaaatgtaacagaaaagatgaaaaaaacacaaaaatctgCTTCCTACAAAGGAGAAGATGTGAACAGAATTATCGCTACGTATTAAGGTGTCTTATCTTAACTAATCGCTACTCTTACTAAGATTTAGAgaacgaacgagagaaaaagagaaaaaaaaccgtaACTTCTCACAAAATGATGAAGATGCTGcgcgaaaacaatttttgcgaagaagatgaaaaaaaaaaacacagaatATCTTATATACTAATATCAACGTAAGAAAAAAGCaactatataaatatatattatatatacaaaaaatattatatatgtTGTCGGTTGTGCGAGGCGTTCGCAACGAGACGCGTTATATTTCGTAATCGATCTAGTAAACCGTCACAGGGCTAAGTTTCGAGAACGATATTTGTGGAAATAACGAGAAAATGCCAACCTATAAAATCTGAATGAGAATATAATTTTCGTACGTCGGACGTGACGCTAGAGATATGTGTTGATAACAAATCGAGAATGATTATCGAGCGCAGACTTTTGAGTTAAGAAAATTGGGCgtaaacatttaaaaatgttaGAATCTTTTGATTATTCCCCATGAAAAGAGGTTTGGTACACGAATTGAGTTTTAAACgagcgtttttttcatttcattattttagaaTTGAGACTATTTTGGATgaacgaaaattgaaataagtaCTAAGAAGCGATATCAAACGTTTTAGTGTACgccaagagagaaaaaaatattctgtaagTGATAAGTGGGCGAGCAGTTTCAAGaagaaattggaaattttaaaacaaagatgaaaaaaaatatatatattttttttcattttgaaatgtATGTATAAATTATATTCAGATTATTGCAAAATTCTTTACGATTTAAAGAGCTCCTTGACGAAGGGCGGATTTTCACCAATTCGAGACAATTTTTCCTCGTCAGagatatttctatttttattaccaaaattttttataattatactttcaaattttagcGTTGCTCCAAGTCGACTgtgaaacagaaaaatatgcAAAATGCGGGGAAATAAATAAgtaaggaaaaagagaaaaaaattattaaccgTTAGCGATCGATTATCTTATGAAGAAAACAAATGTAACGAATTGTATTTGGCGAGACACAACTGAGTGTATAATTAGGATGAGAGTGTGTAGAAGATTTTGCGAATAGCTTGTACACGCAGTGTACACCTTTTCGGGTTTTGAATGAACGTATTATCAAATCttcgtatattttcttttttttttaaatatttttattattttgacggAATTTGAATTGTATATTCGCGTGTTGTAAGAAAAGGAAACGAGGACTCGGCGAGATACGAAAACGTTGTACTTCAACGTTGCAGATGCTACGTTACGAATATAATTCATACACTGTGTGTGTACACTCATTTCAGCTTGTCACACCGACTAAACGAAtaattgagaagaaaaaatgaaatgaaaataaaataaacaaaaaaatactgaa
It includes:
- the Smox gene encoding mothers against decapentaplegic homolog 3 — its product is MMTSMLPSFNPPIVKRLLGWKKAEGEDKWSEKAVKSLVKKLKKSAGLDELEKAITTQSCTTKCITIPRPSPGGVGDNGVQGVRGKGLPHVIYCRLWRWPDLQSHHELRAIEHCEYAFTQKRDEVCVNPYHYQRIQTPVLPAILVPRHNLSGDESVLYNTSLEELSVSVPENTSFHATLNHQHNNQQGLAQSPQQQQPNNPYQGMQSMQATSPASVGSLGSVQGSPHPAPGSMDPPADTPPPGYISEDGDNMDHNDNMSLSRLSPSPVDAQPVMYCEPAFWCSISYYELNTRVGETFHASQPSITVDGFTDPSNSERFCLGLLSNVNRNTVVEQTRRHIGKGVRLYYIGGEVFAECLSDSSIFVQSPNCNQRYGWHPATVCKIPPACNLKIFNNQEFAALLSQSVSQGFEAVYQLTRMCTIRMSFVKGWGAEYRRQTVTSTPCWIELHLNGPLQWLDRVLTQMGSPRLPCSSMS